A single region of the Pseudomonas granadensis genome encodes:
- a CDS encoding secondary thiamine-phosphate synthase enzyme YjbQ, whose amino-acid sequence MWQQTLITLRARPRGFHLVTDELIENLPELRKCRIGLLHLWLQHTSASLTINENADPAVRRDFERFFNRLIPQGTDGYEHNDEGLDDLPAHFKASVLGCQISLPISAGRLALGTWQGVYLGEHRDHGGARKVLATLHGEGA is encoded by the coding sequence ATGTGGCAACAGACTCTGATAACCCTGCGGGCACGGCCCCGGGGCTTTCATCTGGTAACGGATGAGCTGATCGAAAACCTGCCTGAACTCAGGAAGTGTCGGATCGGTCTGTTGCATTTGTGGCTGCAGCATACCTCGGCGTCGTTGACCATCAACGAGAACGCCGATCCGGCGGTACGTCGCGACTTCGAACGATTTTTCAATCGTCTGATCCCACAAGGAACAGACGGCTATGAGCATAACGACGAAGGCCTGGACGACCTCCCGGCGCACTTCAAGGCCAGCGTGCTTGGCTGCCAGATCAGTCTGCCGATTTCGGCAGGTCGCCTGGCACTGGGAACCTGGCAAGGCGTTTATCTGGGCGAGCACCGTGATCATGGCGGTGCCCGTAAAGTCCTCGCCACCTTGCACGGTGAAGGGGCATGA
- the sutA gene encoding transcriptional regulator SutA yields the protein MSDDDLENDDLEVGDEDEAEEGLEAAAEDVAEDDGGDDTPAPAAKGKAKAAVSVDELPSIEAKNKERDALAKAMEEFLARGGKVQEVEANVVADPPKKPDNKYGSRPI from the coding sequence ATGAGCGACGATGATCTGGAAAACGACGACCTCGAAGTAGGCGACGAAGACGAGGCCGAAGAAGGTCTGGAAGCAGCAGCGGAAGACGTTGCTGAAGACGATGGCGGTGACGATACGCCGGCCCCGGCTGCCAAAGGCAAAGCCAAGGCTGCGGTGTCGGTGGATGAGTTGCCGAGCATTGAAGCCAAGAACAAGGAGCGCGATGCCCTGGCCAAGGCCATGGAAGAGTTCCTTGCGCGCGGTGGCAAGGTGCAGGAGGTGGAGGCCAATGTGGTCGCCGATCCGCCCAAGAAGCCGGACAACAAGTACGGCAGCCGCCCTATCTGA
- a CDS encoding HAD family hydrolase gives MSIQLITFDLDDTLWDTAPVIASAETVLREWLSEHAQNLGAVPVEHLWSIRERVLAGEPGLKHRISALRRRVLFHALEEAGYAHGEASELADKAFEVFLHARHQIEVFPEVEPLLELLANHYALGVVTNGNADVRRLGLADFFKFALCAEDIGIAKPDARLFHEALQRGGVGAEAAVHIGDHPGDDIAGAQQAGLRAVWFNPTGKVWEAERAPDAEIRSLTELPAVLARWNAPSN, from the coding sequence ATGAGCATTCAGTTGATCACCTTCGACCTCGACGACACCTTGTGGGATACCGCGCCGGTGATTGCCAGCGCCGAAACCGTGTTGCGCGAATGGCTGAGCGAGCATGCGCAGAATCTGGGCGCGGTGCCGGTGGAGCATTTGTGGTCGATTCGCGAGCGAGTGCTGGCGGGCGAACCGGGTCTCAAGCACCGCATCAGCGCGCTGCGCCGACGTGTACTGTTCCATGCGCTGGAAGAAGCCGGATATGCCCACGGCGAGGCGTCGGAACTGGCTGACAAGGCGTTTGAAGTGTTTCTGCATGCACGGCATCAGATCGAAGTGTTCCCGGAAGTCGAGCCGCTGCTGGAACTGCTCGCCAATCACTATGCCCTCGGCGTGGTCACCAACGGCAATGCCGATGTGCGCCGGCTGGGGCTGGCGGATTTCTTCAAATTTGCCTTGTGCGCCGAAGATATTGGCATCGCCAAACCGGATGCGCGGCTGTTTCATGAAGCGTTGCAGCGCGGCGGCGTGGGTGCCGAGGCGGCGGTCCATATCGGCGATCATCCCGGCGATGACATTGCCGGTGCGCAGCAAGCAGGGTTGCGCGCGGTGTGGTTCAACCCGACGGGTAAGGTCTGGGAAGCGGAGCGCGCGCCGGACGCCGAGATTCGTAGCCTGACGGAATTGCCTGCCGTGCTCGCACGCTGGAATGCGCCCTCGAACTAA